Proteins encoded by one window of Brevibacterium atlanticum:
- the holA gene encoding DNA polymerase III subunit delta, with translation MAVKKTLVPWSSAKPAPVVMISGGESVLVRLAKDRIVSAARKKDPEEIEFDAAGYQAGELAMAASPSLFSASKLIIVDAVEKCSEDFLTDALAYLDEPNDDAVVLLLHAGGNRGAKLVKKIDAAGFPRIDAAVLKNESDRAKFAQSRFKAAKRRIDEAGMAALMSALGSDLAELNAGVDQLIEDTEGTITAQTVDQYYGGRVEATGFKVADAAVSGDAKNALSLLRHALSTGSDPVPLVAAVAMKLRGMAKVQGFSGSSGELASELKMAPWQVDRARREVRRWNEVALGQSLIAAAEADEAVKGGGRDPVYAVEWFVSEVSRLARVR, from the coding sequence ATGGCAGTGAAGAAGACCCTCGTCCCGTGGAGTTCGGCGAAACCGGCCCCGGTCGTGATGATCTCCGGCGGCGAATCGGTGCTCGTGCGCTTGGCCAAGGACAGGATCGTCTCGGCCGCTCGGAAGAAGGATCCCGAGGAGATCGAGTTCGATGCGGCGGGATACCAGGCCGGCGAACTGGCGATGGCCGCCTCGCCCTCGCTGTTCTCCGCCTCGAAGCTCATCATCGTCGACGCCGTGGAGAAGTGTTCGGAGGACTTCCTCACCGATGCCCTCGCCTACCTCGACGAGCCGAACGACGATGCTGTGGTCCTGCTCCTGCACGCCGGCGGCAATCGCGGAGCCAAGCTCGTCAAGAAGATCGACGCCGCGGGCTTTCCCCGCATCGATGCGGCGGTGCTGAAGAACGAGAGTGACCGGGCGAAGTTCGCGCAGAGTCGTTTCAAGGCCGCCAAGCGCCGGATCGATGAAGCGGGCATGGCCGCGCTGATGTCGGCTCTCGGCTCGGACCTGGCCGAACTCAACGCCGGAGTCGACCAGCTCATCGAGGACACCGAAGGCACGATCACCGCGCAGACCGTCGACCAGTACTACGGCGGACGGGTCGAAGCCACCGGTTTCAAGGTCGCCGATGCGGCGGTGTCCGGGGACGCGAAGAACGCACTCAGCCTGCTCCGTCACGCCCTGTCGACCGGTTCGGATCCCGTGCCGCTCGTCGCGGCGGTGGCGATGAAGCTGCGGGGCATGGCCAAAGTGCAGGGTTTCTCCGGATCCAGCGGCGAGCTCGCTTCCGAGCTGAAGATGGCGCCGTGGCAGGTGGACCGGGCCCGGCGGGAGGTGCGCCGGTGGAACGAGGTCGCTCTCGGCCAGTCGCTCATCGCCGCCGCGGAAGCCGACGAGGCCGTCAAGGGCGGCGGTCGCGACCCGGTCTACGCCGTCGAATGGTTCGTCTCCGAAGTCAGCCGCCTAGCCCGCGTCCGCTGA